The Candidatus Stygibacter australis genome has a window encoding:
- a CDS encoding zinc ribbon domain-containing protein has translation MEDRELISYVCPKCGDTSYVKDEMRATGSYLAKLFDLQNKKFITISCERCGYTEFYKRQSNLLGNIFDFLAD, from the coding sequence ATGGAAGATAGAGAATTAATCAGTTATGTGTGTCCCAAGTGTGGGGATACGAGTTATGTGAAGGATGAGATGCGGGCTACCGGGTCTTATCTTGCCAAGTTGTTTGATCTGCAGAATAAGAAATTTATCACGATAAGTTGTGAGAGATGCGGATATACGGAGTTTTATAAGCGTCAATCGAATTTGCTGGGAAATATCTTTGATTTTTTAGCGGATTAG
- a CDS encoding flavodoxin family protein: MRAIAIVGSARKDGNTAALARIVLGEMENVGIETELIELAGMDIKSCKACYGCFKNKDGKCIIKGDGVNDLLGKMAEADAIIIGSPTYFSNVSSEIKALIDRAGLVGIANDYMFKRKVGAAVVAVRRAGSVNAFDAINKLFFINQMIVPGSVYWNMGIGRAPGEVNDDEEGIRTMKILGENMGWLLKKL; this comes from the coding sequence ATGAGAGCTATTGCAATAGTTGGAAGTGCGCGGAAGGATGGTAATACTGCGGCATTGGCGCGGATCGTTTTGGGGGAAATGGAGAATGTGGGGATTGAGACTGAGCTGATTGAGCTGGCCGGGATGGATATCAAGAGTTGTAAAGCCTGCTATGGGTGTTTTAAGAATAAGGATGGAAAGTGCATCATAAAGGGTGATGGGGTGAATGATTTGCTTGGTAAGATGGCGGAAGCTGATGCTATTATTATTGGTTCTCCTACGTATTTCAGTAATGTGAGTTCTGAGATCAAGGCTTTGATAGATCGGGCTGGACTGGTGGGGATCGCTAATGACTATATGTTCAAGCGCAAGGTGGGAGCAGCTGTCGTAGCAGTACGTCGGGCAGGGAGCGTTAATGCTTTTGATGCTATCAATAAGCTCTTTTTTATCAATCAGATGATAGTGCCGGGTTCTGTTTACTGGAATATGGGGATCGGGCGTGCTCCTGGAGAGGTTAATGATGATGAGGAAGGGATCAGGACAATGAAGATATTGGGTGAGAATATGGGGTGGCTACTGAAGAAACTATAA
- the yedF gene encoding sulfurtransferase-like selenium metabolism protein YedF, whose product MKKVIDARGLDCPKPVLRTKKALEQGGFDKLEILVDNKAARDNISSFLEKSGQKIDQVKETIGDFTIYATIKKAETIVPRQNEAASTAGKTVFISSDSLGIGSDDLGRKLMKAFTFTLTELDTPPNRLLFMNSGVYLCLNDSDSLPNLKILADRGTDILVCGTCLNFFGVSEKLAIGKVSNMYDIADHLLKDEGVIKI is encoded by the coding sequence ATGAAAAAAGTAATTGATGCCAGGGGACTCGATTGCCCCAAGCCAGTATTAAGAACAAAAAAAGCCCTGGAACAGGGAGGATTTGATAAACTGGAAATTCTCGTTGATAATAAAGCTGCCCGGGATAATATTAGCAGTTTTCTCGAAAAATCCGGTCAAAAAATTGACCAGGTCAAAGAAACTATCGGTGATTTCACTATCTATGCCACAATCAAAAAAGCAGAAACCATAGTACCCAGGCAGAATGAAGCTGCCAGCACAGCAGGAAAAACAGTGTTCATCAGTTCAGACAGCCTCGGCATCGGCTCAGACGACCTGGGCAGAAAATTGATGAAAGCTTTCACATTTACCCTCACAGAACTGGATACGCCCCCCAATCGCTTATTATTTATGAATTCAGGCGTATATCTCTGCCTGAATGACTCAGATTCCCTGCCTAATCTCAAAATCCTGGCAGATCGTGGTACAGATATCCTCGTCTGCGGCACTTGCCTCAATTTCTTTGGCGTCTCAGAAAAACTCGCCATCGGCAAAGTCAGCAACATGTACGACATCGCAGATCACCTCCTGAAGGATGAGGGAGTAATAAAAATATAA
- a CDS encoding DUF3343 domain-containing protein, whose amino-acid sequence MNLQIVITFHSTHSAMAAEDIFKELKLDFELIPTPREISAECGFALLVRGLDTAKIKLICNKNQIKYDNIYLIKFTDGGKEYEKSN is encoded by the coding sequence ATGAACCTCCAGATAGTGATCACCTTTCACAGCACTCATTCTGCCATGGCAGCAGAAGATATATTTAAAGAGCTGAAACTCGATTTCGAACTTATCCCCACTCCCCGCGAGATCTCTGCAGAATGCGGCTTTGCTCTGCTGGTGCGTGGGTTAGATACTGCTAAGATAAAACTGATCTGCAATAAAAACCAGATCAAATATGATAATATTTACTTAATAAAATTTACTGATGGAGGAAAAGAATATGAAAAAAGTAATTGA
- a CDS encoding aminotransferase class V-fold PLP-dependent enzyme, whose product MIYLDNAATSFPKAPGVADTVSRFITDIGANAGRSSYSTARQSSRIIYQTRKLLAKLLNTDNSSNICFTMNTTQALNIALKGIVKPGFKVLTSPFEHNSVMRPLRQLESQMNISLDFIKIIDYDIDWQHLLFQLEQKPDLLILTAASNVNGYLLPYNKIARMAHKYDIPVILDAAQVLGSNPVDAADFDIICFPGHKGLLGPMGTGGLYVSEEIELLSLMPGGTGSRSSTEYQPDEMPDLLEGGTPNLPGLAGLQVSLQFILDTGIDAIAARKLQLTSQLLQELANIDDIIIHSPIDPNLQAGVVSFTSLRYSISDLAWELDKADIACRMGMHCAPAAHKQLGTYEQGGTLRLSPGYFNTAAEIDSAVKLLKDLHK is encoded by the coding sequence ATGATCTATCTTGATAATGCTGCCACAAGCTTCCCCAAAGCTCCGGGTGTGGCTGATACTGTCAGCAGATTTATCACTGATATCGGGGCTAATGCAGGACGCTCTTCTTATTCCACTGCCCGGCAGTCTTCCCGGATCATCTATCAAACCCGCAAACTGCTGGCAAAACTACTCAATACCGATAATTCATCTAATATCTGCTTTACGATGAATACGACCCAGGCTTTGAATATTGCCCTCAAAGGCATTGTAAAACCAGGGTTCAAGGTACTCACTTCACCCTTTGAGCACAATTCCGTAATGCGACCCCTGCGTCAGCTGGAATCACAAATGAATATCTCACTTGACTTCATTAAAATAATTGATTATGATATTGACTGGCAGCACCTGCTTTTCCAGCTTGAACAAAAACCTGATCTGCTCATCCTCACTGCTGCTTCCAATGTAAATGGCTATTTGCTGCCTTATAATAAAATTGCCCGGATGGCTCATAAATATGATATTCCCGTGATCCTTGATGCTGCCCAGGTGCTGGGCTCAAATCCGGTTGATGCCGCTGATTTTGACATCATCTGTTTTCCTGGTCACAAAGGTCTGCTGGGTCCCATGGGCACAGGAGGTTTATACGTGTCGGAAGAAATAGAGTTGTTATCCTTGATGCCAGGCGGCACGGGCAGCCGCAGCTCCACTGAATATCAGCCGGATGAAATGCCTGACCTGCTGGAAGGAGGAACTCCCAATCTTCCTGGTCTGGCGGGATTGCAGGTAAGTCTGCAATTTATTCTCGATACCGGAATTGATGCGATCGCTGCCAGAAAATTGCAACTTACCAGCCAATTACTCCAGGAACTTGCCAATATTGACGATATCATTATCCACAGTCCTATTGATCCCAATTTGCAGGCAGGTGTGGTCTCATTCACTTCGCTCAGATATAGCATTTCTGATCTCGCCTGGGAACTTGATAAAGCAGATATCGCCTGCCGCATGGGCATGCACTGTGCTCCCGCTGCCCATAAGCAGCTTGGCACTTACGAACAGGGCGGTACTCTGCGCCTATCTCCCGGCTACTTCAATACTGCCGCTGAAATTGATAGTGCCGTCAAACTGCTCAAGGATCTGCATAAATGA
- the upp gene encoding uracil phosphoribosyltransferase — protein sequence MINIIDNSFMTSLVDQLRHTGTEPAEFYRITLLISQLLTYEALKGEEYEHKDIPMWTGDKYSASVFDQKKIVIMPILRAGIGMLDGARHLLPAAQVQILGMFRNEDTLQPVWYYNKLPKDMKDQHAILIDPMLATGGTLVDAVLELKKHNCERITILAIVASPEGIKRLEKEAPGVQVFVAAKDDHLNENGYILPGLGDAGDRIFNT from the coding sequence ATGATAAATATCATAGATAATAGTTTCATGACATCGCTGGTTGATCAATTACGCCATACAGGAACGGAACCGGCAGAATTCTATCGCATCACATTATTGATCTCGCAATTACTCACTTATGAAGCGCTTAAGGGTGAAGAATATGAGCATAAGGACATTCCCATGTGGACTGGGGATAAATATTCAGCTTCGGTTTTTGATCAGAAGAAAATAGTGATCATGCCCATTTTGAGAGCTGGAATTGGGATGCTGGATGGAGCAAGGCATCTGCTGCCTGCTGCTCAGGTGCAGATATTGGGAATGTTTCGCAATGAAGATACTTTGCAGCCCGTGTGGTATTATAATAAACTTCCTAAAGATATGAAAGATCAGCATGCGATCTTGATAGACCCGATGCTGGCAACAGGTGGAACCCTTGTGGATGCTGTGCTGGAGCTGAAGAAGCATAACTGCGAAAGAATTACTATTCTGGCAATAGTAGCATCACCGGAAGGGATTAAGCGGTTGGAAAAGGAAGCGCCGGGTGTGCAGGTATTTGTGGCAGCCAAAGATGATCATTTGAATGAAAATGGCTATATCCTGCCTGGTCTGGGAGATGCTGGAGACCGGATATTTAATACCTGA
- a CDS encoding 4Fe-4S binding protein, giving the protein MAVKISDACVGCGACVAVCPVEALSMVDDKAVCDGDTCVDCGACVSECPVEAITL; this is encoded by the coding sequence ATGGCAGTAAAAATAAGTGATGCTTGTGTTGGATGCGGAGCATGCGTGGCAGTATGCCCAGTTGAAGCATTATCAATGGTTGATGACAAAGCAGTATGTGACGGAGATACATGTGTAGATTGTGGAGCATGCGTTAGTGAATGTCCCGTAGAGGCTATTACATTATAG
- a CDS encoding M42 family metallopeptidase, which yields MNSFTKYAVEQMKTLCSIPSPSGFTHKVTDYLMETLTDMGCEPQKTNKGSVLVTLGGEEDHLVLAAHIDTLGGMVRAIKSNGRLRLTTIGGFPFQNIENENVTIHTRKGKEYSGTMHLCEPAAHVNKDLSTEKRNDSTVELVIDEIVKSVEDTQKLGISAGDFVSFDPRTRVTGSGFIKSRHLDDKLSAAILLALAKMIIEGKLKISRKLTLLFTTYEEVGHGGSSGLPADTTEMISVDMGAVGDDLSTDELVVSICAKDSGGPYDYEITNRLIDLAEDNKLDYAVDIYPYYGSDVEASLRAGYDIRHGLIGPGVAASHGYERSHINAVSATLKLLSLYLGMK from the coding sequence ATGAATTCTTTTACTAAATATGCAGTTGAGCAGATGAAAACCCTCTGTTCGATCCCTAGTCCATCCGGTTTCACGCACAAAGTAACGGATTACCTGATGGAAACCCTCACCGATATGGGATGCGAACCTCAAAAGACCAATAAAGGTTCTGTGCTGGTTACATTAGGTGGAGAAGAAGATCATCTGGTGCTGGCAGCTCATATTGACACATTAGGCGGTATGGTTCGCGCCATAAAATCTAATGGCAGACTGCGTCTCACCACAATAGGCGGCTTCCCCTTTCAGAATATTGAAAATGAAAATGTGACCATTCATACCCGTAAAGGCAAAGAATATTCCGGAACAATGCACCTTTGCGAACCTGCTGCCCACGTGAATAAAGACCTGTCCACAGAAAAAAGGAATGACAGCACAGTGGAACTGGTAATTGATGAGATCGTGAAATCAGTAGAAGATACGCAAAAACTGGGCATTTCTGCCGGAGATTTTGTCTCCTTTGATCCCCGTACAAGGGTAACTGGATCCGGCTTTATTAAATCCCGTCATCTGGATGATAAACTCTCAGCAGCTATCCTACTTGCGCTGGCTAAAATGATCATTGAAGGTAAATTGAAGATTTCCCGAAAGCTGACTCTCTTATTTACTACTTACGAAGAAGTGGGTCATGGCGGCAGCAGCGGATTGCCTGCTGATACCACGGAAATGATCTCGGTAGATATGGGGGCTGTAGGAGATGATCTTTCCACTGATGAACTGGTAGTTTCCATTTGTGCCAAGGATTCCGGTGGACCTTATGATTATGAAATCACAAATCGTCTGATTGACCTGGCAGAAGATAACAAGCTGGATTATGCGGTGGATATTTATCCCTATTATGGCAGTGATGTGGAAGCATCATTACGCGCCGGATATGATATTCGTCATGGCTTGATAGGTCCCGGAGTGGCAGCATCACACGGCTATGAACGCTCACATATCAATGCCGTATCAGCTACCCTAAAACTCCTGTCACTCTACCTGGGAATGAAGTAA
- a CDS encoding bifunctional (p)ppGpp synthetase/guanosine-3',5'-bis(diphosphate) 3'-pyrophosphohydrolase, giving the protein MEYQEISRENFCTVLVSANPHLDLGAIRKAVLLADEAHQTQKRVSGESYIIHPLTVAVIIAELGFDTQTVIAGILHDVVEDSDITTEVISENFGEEIAYLVDAVTKIGYLPYSTGKSERKAENYRKLLLAITNDVRVVFIKIADRLHNMRTLEHLSKHKQKDISQETLEIYVPLANRFGLISIKRELEDLCLKYLYPSIYRELHHVVKDKKSIRDEFIKYFCAEVSELLAAEKIAAQVTGRSKHFWSIFRKKVQNNLNYNDINDYYAIRIITENIEDCFSALGIINTHYQPLPNTYKDYITQPKPNGYRSLHQVIVSAEGRKIEIQIRTQEMHQIAEEGSAAHWKYKEFADLRSIDTSSANKLDRAFDDQVNWLRDLLKLYQQEQPEEFITALKDKLFRDKIIVKTPDDDYVELPIGSTPLDFAFAVHTDVGLHCQSARVNGKHVPLKYQLNDGDLVEVKTARNVTPGRDWIEILSSPRARQRVRAWFRRQELEDAVSLGKSIFEKEVKKNELKLNDQVITELAHKLKYSGAQNFFADLGQGNLMMDKVLEILMPDKEPPESATLPGQDREYSSEESKSFIEIEGLENLMVHFARCCIPLPGDDIIGYITRGRGLSVHKKDCGNPAFQQLCLREPERLMHLHWQKNSPDNYQVARLKIIARPRPKLNYEITSLLAKHKITTLTSSSRLSGDHEEIEFVLEIKDKKQLQRFKKSLLSIKSIIEVN; this is encoded by the coding sequence ATGGAATATCAGGAAATCAGCAGAGAGAATTTTTGTACCGTGCTGGTATCTGCTAACCCTCATCTTGATCTGGGAGCTATTCGAAAAGCTGTATTGCTTGCTGACGAGGCACATCAGACTCAGAAACGGGTATCTGGAGAAAGCTATATCATTCATCCGCTGACGGTTGCGGTGATAATTGCTGAATTGGGATTTGATACTCAAACCGTGATTGCCGGTATTCTGCATGATGTGGTGGAAGATTCTGATATAACCACTGAGGTTATTTCGGAAAATTTTGGTGAAGAAATAGCATATTTGGTGGATGCGGTAACAAAAATTGGCTATCTGCCATACTCCACCGGGAAATCTGAACGGAAAGCGGAAAACTATCGGAAACTGCTGCTGGCGATTACTAATGACGTGCGGGTTGTGTTCATCAAAATTGCTGACAGGCTGCATAATATGCGCACCCTGGAGCATTTAAGCAAGCATAAGCAAAAAGATATCTCTCAGGAAACTCTGGAGATATATGTCCCCCTGGCAAACAGATTTGGATTGATCAGTATCAAAAGAGAACTGGAAGATCTTTGCCTGAAATACCTTTATCCCTCCATATATCGCGAACTTCATCATGTTGTGAAAGATAAAAAGTCTATCCGAGATGAATTTATCAAATATTTCTGTGCTGAAGTTAGTGAATTATTGGCTGCTGAGAAAATTGCTGCCCAGGTTACAGGACGCAGCAAACATTTCTGGTCAATATTCCGGAAAAAGGTGCAGAATAATCTCAATTATAATGATATTAATGATTATTATGCAATCAGGATCATCACAGAAAATATTGAAGACTGTTTTTCTGCTCTGGGCATAATAAACACTCACTACCAGCCTTTGCCCAATACATATAAGGATTATATAACCCAGCCGAAACCTAATGGTTACAGGTCACTTCATCAGGTGATAGTATCTGCTGAAGGGCGGAAAATCGAGATCCAGATCCGTACTCAGGAAATGCACCAGATTGCAGAAGAAGGCTCAGCAGCTCACTGGAAATATAAGGAATTTGCCGATCTCAGGAGTATTGATACGTCTTCTGCAAATAAACTGGATAGGGCTTTTGATGATCAGGTAAACTGGCTGCGTGACCTGCTGAAACTTTATCAGCAGGAACAGCCGGAAGAATTTATCACTGCACTTAAGGATAAATTGTTTCGCGATAAAATCATCGTGAAAACTCCTGATGATGATTATGTAGAGCTGCCAATTGGTTCAACTCCGCTTGATTTTGCCTTTGCAGTGCACACTGATGTTGGTCTGCATTGCCAGTCTGCACGGGTTAACGGCAAGCATGTGCCACTGAAATATCAATTAAATGACGGTGATCTGGTGGAAGTGAAAACTGCCAGGAATGTGACACCCGGCAGGGATTGGATCGAGATTCTTAGTTCACCCCGGGCAAGGCAGCGGGTTCGTGCCTGGTTCAGACGGCAGGAATTAGAAGATGCTGTATCACTGGGAAAGAGTATTTTTGAAAAAGAAGTGAAAAAGAATGAACTGAAACTCAATGATCAGGTTATCACAGAACTGGCACATAAATTGAAATATTCCGGTGCTCAGAACTTCTTTGCTGATCTGGGACAGGGCAATCTGATGATGGATAAGGTGCTGGAAATCCTTATGCCTGATAAAGAACCCCCTGAAAGCGCGACTTTACCTGGTCAAGATCGGGAGTATTCCAGTGAAGAATCAAAGTCCTTTATTGAGATCGAAGGACTGGAAAATCTGATGGTGCATTTTGCCAGGTGTTGTATTCCGCTGCCCGGTGATGATATCATTGGCTATATCACGCGGGGAAGAGGCTTAAGTGTGCATAAAAAGGATTGCGGAAATCCTGCATTTCAGCAGCTTTGCCTCAGAGAGCCTGAAAGATTGATGCACCTGCACTGGCAGAAAAATTCTCCTGATAACTATCAGGTAGCAAGATTAAAGATCATTGCCAGACCTCGTCCCAAGCTTAATTATGAGATCACTTCACTGCTTGCTAAACACAAGATCACCACTCTCACCAGCTCTTCTCGGCTTTCGGGAGATCATGAAGAGATTGAATTTGTTCTGGAAATTAAGGATAAAAAACAGTTGCAAAGATTTAAAAAATCCCTATTATCCATAAAAAGCATTATTGAAGTTAATTAG
- a CDS encoding carboxymuconolactone decarboxylase family protein, with translation MAFIKVISEEKADKKLAKLYKQLSGPQGKVANILKIHSLLPETLQAHLQMYRSIVFAKEVLSRSQREMIAVVVSAANKCGY, from the coding sequence ATGGCATTTATAAAAGTTATTTCAGAAGAAAAGGCAGATAAAAAACTGGCAAAATTGTATAAGCAATTATCCGGACCACAGGGCAAAGTAGCAAATATACTGAAAATCCATAGTCTTTTACCGGAAACTCTGCAGGCACATTTGCAAATGTATCGCTCTATCGTATTTGCGAAAGAAGTGCTCAGTAGAAGTCAGCGGGAAATGATCGCAGTTGTTGTTTCGGCTGCTAATAAGTGCGGTTACTGA
- the pgi gene encoding glucose-6-phosphate isomerase, with protein MKYNINPAETAAWQKLNIYFQSMKNFDLKKEFDHDPDRFHKFSLTWNDLLIDYSKNLINSETMELLHDLAIECQLADAINEMFSGEHINVTENRAVLHTALRNQSKEPVFIDSKDVMPAIRTELAKMKLFTDKLRSGEWLGFTGKKITNVVNIGIGGSDLGPKMVCEALKFYGSSDLDVHFVSNVDGTHIAETLKDLDPETTLFIIASKTFTTQETMTNAHTARDWFLSSGGKSDNISSHFVAVSTNESAVSDFGIDPANMFVFWNWVGGRYSLWSAIGLPIMCYVGYDNFSQLLKGAWQMDEHFRNAEFSANIPVILALIGIWYNNFWSADTIAILPYEQYLHRFAAYLQQGDMESNGKDCDRNGQKINYNTGPIIWGEPGTNGQHAFYQLIHQGTRLIPCDFLAGAQTNNPLGDHHQKLLANFFAQTEALMKGKTAEEARQEMMRQGKTDAEIEALLPYKAFKGNKPTNSILYQRLTPRTLGSLIAMYEHKIFVQGVIWNIYSFDQWGVELGKQLAGRILPELSGNEKISSHDDSTNSLINAYKSMRTKA; from the coding sequence TTGAAATACAATATCAATCCGGCTGAAACTGCAGCCTGGCAGAAGCTTAATATCTATTTTCAGTCCATGAAAAATTTCGATCTTAAAAAAGAATTTGATCATGATCCTGATAGATTTCATAAATTCTCTCTTACCTGGAATGACCTGCTAATAGATTATTCCAAGAATCTGATAAATTCAGAAACAATGGAGTTATTGCATGATCTGGCTATCGAATGTCAGCTTGCTGATGCTATAAATGAGATGTTTTCCGGTGAACATATCAATGTGACTGAAAACCGGGCTGTGCTGCATACCGCCCTGCGAAATCAAAGCAAAGAGCCAGTATTTATTGATAGCAAAGATGTGATGCCTGCTATCAGAACTGAATTGGCTAAAATGAAACTATTCACGGACAAACTCCGTTCCGGAGAATGGCTGGGGTTCACAGGAAAAAAAATCACTAATGTAGTAAATATCGGCATTGGTGGAAGCGACCTGGGTCCTAAGATGGTCTGCGAGGCATTAAAATTTTACGGCTCATCAGACCTTGATGTGCACTTCGTTTCCAACGTGGATGGAACTCATATAGCAGAAACTCTCAAGGATCTTGATCCCGAAACCACACTGTTCATCATAGCTTCCAAAACATTTACTACTCAGGAAACCATGACCAATGCCCATACTGCCAGAGACTGGTTCCTTAGTAGTGGTGGAAAATCAGATAATATCAGCAGTCATTTTGTGGCTGTATCTACCAATGAAAGCGCAGTTTCAGATTTTGGCATTGATCCTGCCAACATGTTTGTATTCTGGAACTGGGTAGGGGGCAGATATTCACTCTGGTCTGCTATTGGTTTGCCCATAATGTGCTATGTTGGATATGATAATTTTAGTCAGCTGCTAAAGGGTGCCTGGCAGATGGATGAGCATTTCCGAAATGCTGAATTCTCTGCTAATATCCCCGTGATCTTAGCCCTGATCGGCATCTGGTATAATAATTTTTGGAGCGCTGATACTATTGCCATCCTGCCTTATGAGCAATATCTGCATCGTTTTGCTGCCTATCTGCAGCAGGGTGATATGGAGAGCAACGGCAAAGATTGCGACCGCAACGGGCAAAAGATCAATTATAATACCGGTCCCATCATCTGGGGTGAACCGGGAACTAACGGTCAGCACGCATTTTATCAATTGATCCATCAGGGAACCAGGCTCATACCCTGTGACTTTCTGGCTGGAGCTCAAACCAATAATCCTCTGGGAGATCATCATCAAAAACTGCTGGCAAATTTCTTTGCTCAAACAGAAGCCTTAATGAAAGGTAAAACTGCCGAAGAAGCTCGTCAGGAAATGATGCGCCAGGGAAAAACTGATGCTGAAATTGAAGCATTATTACCTTATAAAGCCTTTAAAGGTAATAAGCCCACAAATTCCATCCTTTATCAGAGACTCACCCCCAGAACCCTGGGTTCACTGATTGCCATGTATGAGCATAAGATTTTCGTTCAGGGTGTGATCTGGAATATCTACAGCTTTGATCAATGGGGCGTAGAATTGGGTAAACAGCTTGCCGGCAGGATTTTACCGGAATTATCCGGTAATGAAAAGATTAGTTCTCATGACGATTCCACCAATAGCCTGATAAATGCTTATAAATCAATGAGAACTAAAGCATGA